A part of Olleya sp. Bg11-27 genomic DNA contains:
- a CDS encoding ankyrin repeat domain-containing protein: MIFQNIKKKLVRILIMKNDFDKICKAAFEGNLDQLKLLLKNKVELNQKGEFWTPLHSAIENENLDCLKLLLDKGADVEFIGTDGEGFPLDHAVDISVQVNINTGGKEGEENLDIINALLEAGANPKTGIQTAKNYGATKILEKLNSYL, translated from the coding sequence CTGATTTTTCAGAATATAAAAAAAAAGTTAGTCAGAATTCTCATTATGAAAAATGACTTTGATAAAATTTGTAAAGCAGCTTTTGAAGGAAATTTAGATCAGCTAAAGTTACTGCTAAAAAATAAAGTTGAACTTAACCAAAAAGGTGAATTTTGGACGCCACTTCATTCTGCAATTGAAAATGAAAATCTGGATTGTCTAAAATTATTACTTGACAAAGGTGCGGATGTTGAGTTTATTGGAACTGATGGAGAAGGTTTTCCTTTAGATCATGCTGTTGACATATCTGTTCAAGTGAATATTAATACGGGTGGAAAAGAAGGAGAAGAAAATTTGGATATTATAAACGCTCTTTTGGAAGCTGGTGCGAATCCAAAAACAGGAATCCAAACGGCAAAAAACTATGGAGCTACAAAAATACTCGAAAAGCTAAATTCGTATTTATAA
- a CDS encoding toll/interleukin-1 receptor domain-containing protein, translating into MSIPKAFISYSHDNLDHKKWVNELATKMRNNGIDAILDQWELMPGGDLPHFMETNLESSDYIVMVCTESYVKKANEGKGGVGYEKMIITSNLLQNIDQNKIIPIIRQSGTSTIPTFLKTKLYLNFSKSSEFEYSFDELIRRMHNSPLLKKPKVGNNPFKTDSPLLEKKTNDGMLELINILVRYFNSSTNQYVYYSNVLNESSLSRIYLDVLISEAVELGYISLDSDGDLYLTERGKHYAIENDIA; encoded by the coding sequence ATGAGTATACCAAAAGCATTTATATCATATTCACACGATAATTTAGACCACAAAAAGTGGGTAAATGAACTTGCCACTAAAATGCGGAATAACGGAATTGATGCTATTCTTGACCAATGGGAACTAATGCCAGGAGGAGACTTACCACATTTTATGGAAACTAACCTTGAAAGTTCTGACTATATTGTTATGGTATGTACTGAAAGTTATGTTAAAAAGGCTAATGAAGGAAAAGGCGGAGTTGGATATGAAAAGATGATTATCACATCAAATTTATTGCAGAATATTGACCAAAATAAAATAATTCCAATAATTAGACAATCAGGAACATCGACAATACCAACTTTTCTAAAGACTAAACTTTATCTAAATTTTTCTAAAAGTTCGGAATTTGAATATAGTTTTGATGAACTAATTAGGAGAATGCACAATAGTCCTTTACTGAAAAAACCCAAAGTCGGGAATAATCCTTTCAAAACTGATAGTCCTTTATTGGAGAAAAAGACTAATGACGGAATGCTGGAATTAATAAACATTTTAGTAAGATACTTTAATTCTTCAACGAATCAATATGTTTATTATAGTAATGTTCTAAACGAATCAAGTTTATCTCGAATATATTTAGACGTTTTAATAAGTGAAGCAGTTGAATTAGGATATATAAGTCTGGATTCTGATGGAGATTTATACTTGACTGAAAGAGGTAAACATTATGCTATTGAAAATGATATTGCTTAA
- a CDS encoding DUF2947 family protein, whose product MNIAIDDKEIVPLNEFELGWRFEKTHCPDISESEKKQIQPVSEMESKRLNKVIDYFEQEYNLREKFTQTDWISTNAESDEKIERFRNQLELTLEKWDEEIIITWHRNITLKTTKEIFIKYWTDFLYPSSDDVTLISEKTNWVMFYRHFEVANIWTKTYEYLKAE is encoded by the coding sequence TTAGGCTGGAGATTTGAAAAAACTCATTGTCCTGATATTTCTGAATCTGAAAAGAAACAAATCCAACCAGTTTCTGAAATGGAATCGAAAAGACTGAATAAGGTCATTGATTATTTCGAACAGGAATATAATTTAAGAGAAAAATTTACTCAAACGGATTGGATAAGTACGAATGCAGAAAGTGATGAGAAAATTGAGCGGTTTAGAAACCAACTCGAATTGACTCTGGAAAAATGGGATGAAGAAATAATAATAACTTGGCATCGGAACATTACGCTGAAAACAACGAAAGAAATATTTATAAAATATTGGACTGATTTTTTATATCCGAGTTCTGATGATGTAACTCTGATTTCGGAAAAAACGAATTGGGTAATGTTTTATCGACATTTTGAAGTGGCTAATATTTGGACTAAAACATATGAATATTTAAAAGCGGAATAA
- a CDS encoding protein-L-isoaspartate(D-aspartate) O-methyltransferase, with the protein MKDTFKHKGLRQQLVAVLKKKGITNDAVLAAIGKIPRHLFMDSSFLDHAYQDKAFPIAADQTISQPYTVAFQTELMQVKRGDKVLEIGTGSGYQTAVLCEIGAKVYSIERQQELFKITSRFLPKLGYRAKSLIFGDGYKGMKEEAPFSSIIVTAGAPFVPNPLLAQLAIGGRLVIPVGENVQIMTLFVRKGQKDFEKTEFGEFRFVPLLEDKN; encoded by the coding sequence TTGAAAGATACTTTTAAACATAAAGGCTTACGTCAGCAGCTTGTTGCTGTTTTAAAGAAAAAAGGAATAACTAACGACGCCGTTTTGGCAGCTATTGGCAAGATACCGAGACATTTATTTATGGATTCTAGCTTTTTAGACCATGCGTACCAAGATAAAGCTTTTCCGATTGCAGCGGATCAAACCATTTCTCAACCGTATACTGTGGCATTTCAAACCGAATTGATGCAGGTTAAAAGGGGCGATAAAGTTTTAGAAATTGGTACAGGTAGTGGATATCAAACAGCCGTTTTATGCGAAATAGGTGCCAAAGTGTATAGTATTGAAAGACAGCAAGAGTTATTTAAAATTACGAGTCGTTTTTTACCGAAACTAGGGTACAGAGCCAAAAGTTTAATTTTTGGTGATGGTTATAAAGGGATGAAGGAAGAAGCCCCTTTTAGCAGTATTATTGTGACGGCAGGAGCACCTTTTGTGCCTAATCCATTATTAGCACAATTGGCAATTGGTGGACGTTTGGTGATTCCAGTTGGAGAAAATGTACAAATTATGACGCTTTTTGTGAGAAAAGGACAAAAGGATTTTGAAAAAACAGAATTTGGTGAGTTTAGATTTGTACCACTTTTAGAGGATAAGAATTAG
- a CDS encoding Gfo/Idh/MocA family protein encodes MLKAGVLGAGHLGKIHLRLLNQSEKFELVGFYDADADNGKKVEAEFGYKYFKTIEGLIEAVEVVDIVTPTLSHYDCAKQAIAKGKHIFVEKPITNTVQEAESLRALVAEYGVKGQVGHVERFNPAFLAVKDQLDSPMFIEAHRLAEFNPRGTDVPVVLDLMIHDIDVILSVVKSKVKNVSASGVSVISDTPDIANARIEFVNGCVANLTASRISLKNMRKTRFFQRDAYISVDFLEKKCEVVKMKDAPETPGDFDMVLQNAEGVKKQIYFDNPEISANNAILDELESFADAINNNTTPIVTLHDGTEALRVATMIIDQF; translated from the coding sequence ATGCTAAAAGCTGGTGTATTAGGTGCTGGTCACCTTGGAAAAATTCATCTTAGACTATTAAATCAATCAGAAAAATTCGAATTAGTTGGATTTTATGATGCGGATGCTGACAACGGTAAAAAAGTTGAAGCCGAATTTGGTTACAAATATTTTAAAACTATTGAAGGACTAATTGAAGCTGTAGAGGTCGTAGACATCGTAACCCCTACCCTTTCGCATTACGATTGTGCCAAGCAAGCGATTGCAAAAGGCAAACATATATTTGTCGAAAAACCAATAACAAATACCGTACAAGAAGCCGAAAGCTTAAGGGCTTTGGTTGCGGAATACGGCGTTAAAGGTCAAGTTGGACATGTAGAGCGTTTTAACCCTGCTTTTCTAGCAGTTAAAGACCAATTAGATAGTCCGATGTTTATTGAAGCACATCGTTTAGCCGAGTTTAATCCGCGTGGAACAGATGTACCAGTCGTTTTAGATTTAATGATACACGATATTGACGTTATTTTAAGCGTTGTAAAGTCTAAAGTTAAAAACGTATCTGCAAGTGGTGTTTCTGTTATAAGCGACACACCCGATATTGCTAATGCACGTATCGAGTTTGTTAACGGTTGTGTTGCTAATTTAACCGCCAGTAGAATATCGTTAAAAAACATGCGTAAGACAAGGTTTTTCCAACGTGATGCTTATATCTCTGTAGACTTTTTAGAGAAAAAATGTGAGGTTGTAAAAATGAAAGATGCGCCAGAAACACCTGGAGATTTTGACATGGTTTTGCAAAATGCAGAAGGTGTTAAAAAGCAGATCTATTTTGATAATCCAGAAATCTCTGCTAATAATGCTATTTTAGACGAGCTAGAATCTTTTGCAGATGCAATAAATAATAACACAACGCCTATTGTAACATTACATGATGGTACAGAAGCATTACGTGTTGCCACAATGATAATTGATCAATTTTAG
- a CDS encoding toxin-antitoxin system YwqK family antitoxin has translation MKDISEHIKTVLQKHEVENHQLALWLLTVSKDLLTIELALRECEAYSLNKFERVENPHIRSVGLPSAEGCEIDIIENKIVRIEFIYGQNSPDPDICEVPLIIYKALLYDYYRNITPDNFYSNGQIKVVGQSHNFLRFGLWIEYYSNGQIKSQGEYRNSQKIDEWNYFYENGQRKAIEFYDNGGYRFGNWESWYKDGQLKWKSFFKNNEYSEDSFYWYENGQLASHTIYSENNKRKDGEHKTWWENGNLKTVTVDENERTIEYKYYDINGNLERKSNK, from the coding sequence ATGAAAGATATTTCTGAACATATAAAAACAGTATTACAAAAACACGAAGTTGAGAACCATCAATTAGCGTTATGGCTGTTGACAGTTTCTAAAGACTTATTGACCATTGAACTTGCTTTAAGAGAATGTGAAGCCTATTCTCTTAACAAATTTGAACGAGTTGAAAATCCACATATCAGAAGTGTCGGATTGCCAAGTGCAGAAGGTTGTGAAATTGATATTATAGAAAATAAAATAGTTCGAATTGAATTTATATATGGACAAAACTCACCTGATCCTGATATTTGTGAAGTACCTTTAATTATTTACAAGGCACTTCTATATGACTATTACAGAAACATAACACCTGATAACTTCTATTCAAATGGTCAGATAAAAGTAGTCGGGCAATCGCATAATTTCTTGCGATTTGGTTTATGGATTGAATACTATTCAAATGGACAAATTAAATCGCAGGGTGAGTATAGAAATTCACAAAAAATTGACGAGTGGAATTATTTTTATGAAAATGGACAACGTAAAGCAATAGAGTTTTATGATAATGGTGGATATAGATTCGGGAATTGGGAATCTTGGTACAAGGACGGACAACTTAAATGGAAATCTTTCTTTAAAAACAATGAATATTCGGAAGACAGTTTTTATTGGTATGAAAATGGACAATTAGCCAGTCATACAATTTATTCAGAAAACAATAAACGGAAAGATGGGGAGCATAAAACTTGGTGGGAAAACGGAAATTTGAAAACGGTAACTGTTGATGAAAATGAAAGAACAATAGAATATAAATATTATGATATTAACGGAAATTTAGAAAGAAAAAGTAATAAATAA
- a CDS encoding HNH endonuclease has translation MSKSKKKKKIFEAYSQNLKWIKEKTNAKFDVEFDKGLLCPLCLKVFLESDLNPSQKNYLTLEHNPPKSLGGKDNILTCKKCNNESGHKTDVELLTYLLEQDFRSFSPNSKHRTKLENNKGSKVTADLSFDGDGKMTVNLQSKYSNPKDYNDFLESEERGLFPIEGELGKFATKKLQFNLKIPDNGNMRLASIALLKIGYLLGFEKYGHIFLFNQNLDKIREQILNPEKNLITDPFWINFEFPEMYLGVNIINKPSELLCFLNTFVLKTKSRNAQISIAFPGYNKEDAIIYENINKTLCSNKGGELDMEITTMEPFLDLKDESKVFCSALIWDERKKDCAQ, from the coding sequence ATGAGTAAATCAAAGAAGAAAAAGAAAATATTTGAAGCCTATTCACAAAACCTGAAATGGATAAAGGAAAAGACGAATGCCAAGTTCGATGTTGAATTTGACAAAGGTCTATTATGTCCTTTATGTTTGAAAGTTTTTCTTGAAAGCGACTTAAATCCAAGCCAAAAAAATTACTTGACCTTAGAACATAATCCACCGAAATCTTTAGGAGGCAAGGATAATATTTTGACATGTAAAAAATGTAACAACGAAAGTGGACATAAAACTGATGTTGAATTACTAACATATCTTTTAGAACAGGATTTTAGAAGTTTTAGCCCTAATTCTAAACACAGAACCAAATTAGAAAATAATAAAGGTTCAAAAGTAACGGCTGATTTAAGTTTTGATGGAGATGGAAAAATGACTGTAAATCTTCAAAGTAAATATTCTAATCCAAAAGACTATAATGATTTTTTGGAAAGCGAAGAAAGAGGTTTGTTCCCGATAGAGGGAGAGTTAGGGAAATTCGCTACTAAAAAATTACAATTCAATTTGAAAATTCCTGATAATGGAAATATGAGATTAGCCTCAATAGCCTTATTGAAAATTGGTTATTTATTAGGTTTTGAAAAGTATGGTCATATTTTTCTTTTCAATCAGAATCTTGATAAAATAAGAGAACAAATATTAAATCCTGAAAAGAATTTGATTACTGACCCTTTTTGGATAAATTTTGAGTTTCCAGAAATGTATCTTGGAGTAAATATTATTAATAAACCGAGTGAGTTACTTTGCTTTTTGAATACGTTCGTTCTTAAAACTAAATCACGGAATGCTCAAATTAGTATTGCATTTCCTGGTTACAATAAAGAAGATGCCATTATTTATGAAAATATAAACAAAACATTATGTTCTAATAAAGGGGGAGAATTAGATATGGAAATTACGACAATGGAACCTTTTCTTGATTTAAAAGATGAAAGTAAAGTATTCTGTTCCGCTTTAATTTGGGACGAGAGAAAAAAAGACTGTGCACAATAA